From the Gordonia bronchialis DSM 43247 genome, one window contains:
- a CDS encoding coiled-coil domain-containing protein, producing the protein MPPAPRQLPFAIVMRGYDRDQVADRLQRLDAELRVLAADRDAATANAHELAAHLQEARDEIDELRREIDKLSVPPTTAQGMSERLSRMLQLASDEASEMRAEASAEAAETLSVARQEADRIRAEAAAAAKSLVDDADRRAREVKESAAAHESESARLIAERTAAMEAEHAKTMEAAHAEAKRIVESARAHADELEATGSAERRAARERHEAELAAERERAENEAARIKQAALDIATARLARSRELAAQADRSRQDVATNLERLRNRIADLPELLVRPDDVDYNARTDADDRALLDERLSQPAR; encoded by the coding sequence ATGCCCCCTGCCCCACGGCAATTGCCCTTTGCCATCGTGATGCGCGGCTACGACCGCGACCAGGTCGCCGACCGCCTGCAACGGCTCGACGCCGAGTTGCGCGTGCTCGCGGCCGATCGCGACGCCGCGACGGCGAATGCGCACGAACTCGCCGCGCATCTGCAGGAGGCGCGCGACGAGATCGACGAGTTGCGCCGCGAGATCGACAAGCTCTCGGTCCCCCCGACCACCGCACAGGGCATGAGCGAACGTCTCTCGCGCATGCTGCAACTGGCCTCCGACGAGGCGTCGGAGATGCGCGCGGAGGCCAGTGCGGAAGCCGCCGAGACGCTCTCGGTGGCCCGGCAGGAGGCCGACCGGATCCGGGCCGAGGCGGCCGCCGCGGCCAAGTCGCTGGTGGATGATGCCGATCGTCGGGCTCGCGAGGTCAAGGAGTCCGCGGCGGCGCACGAGTCGGAGTCGGCTCGGCTGATCGCCGAACGCACCGCCGCCATGGAAGCCGAGCACGCCAAGACCATGGAGGCTGCACACGCCGAGGCCAAGCGCATCGTCGAATCGGCCCGAGCCCATGCCGACGAACTCGAGGCCACCGGATCGGCCGAGCGGCGGGCCGCACGCGAACGGCATGAGGCCGAACTCGCGGCCGAACGCGAACGCGCCGAGAACGAGGCGGCCCGCATCAAGCAGGCCGCCCTCGACATCGCCACGGCACGGCTGGCCCGTTCGCGGGAACTGGCCGCGCAGGCCGATCGGTCCCGGCAGGACGTCGCGACCAATCTCGAGCGGTTACGCAACCGGATCGCGGATCTACCCGAACTGCTGGTCCGTCCCGACGACGTTGACTACAACGCGCGCACCGACGCCGACGACCGCGCCCTGCTCGACGAGCGACTGTCCCAGCCGGCGCGCTAG